A region of Nakaseomyces glabratus chromosome M, complete sequence DNA encodes the following proteins:
- the EMC2 gene encoding Emc2p (CAGL0M09185g~Ortholog(s) have role in protein folding in endoplasmic reticulum and ER membrane protein complex, cell division site, cytosol, nucleus localization), giving the protein MRDLRREKLLTVMTTRAYTRFEPQELVQLYNELLMRMGKLERSSEPNDVSLLEMYFYVCCYLGKDQEMSLVFQRLRDRFGESSPRVAVMKATMMEVEGNDSSAAKQYLEGRLKELEYDADSVSYVMLSKKLLALKMRDLKKNPQQQLKETLALIEKFPLDPELQWVCSELYYSLKDLDKAIYCIEEVLVAMPFNYVAFARLSELLYYKYVREFQDKPAKRRDTAALQQALDNALRSVELSELFLKGWSLVATISKELDKPQLLQLSKKKLQEISEVSNSNDARIAKKFLQKMA; this is encoded by the coding sequence ATGAGGGACTTGAGACGTGAGAAACTGCTTACCGTGATGACCACGCGGGCTTACACGCGGTTTGAGCCGCAGGAGCTGGTGCAATTGTACAACGAGCTgctgatgaggatggggAAGCTTGAGCGGTCGAGCGAACCCAATGATGTCTCGCTGCTGGAGATGTACTTTTATGTGTGCTGCTACCTTGGCAAGGACCAGGAGATGTCGCTTGTGTTTCAGCGTTTGAGGGACAGATTTGGCGAGAGTTCCCCTAGAGTTGCTGTGATGAAGGCTACTATGATGGAAGTTGAGGGCAACGACAGTAGTGCTGCTAAGCAGTACCTAGAAGGTCGTTTGAAGGAGCTGGAGTACGATGCCGATAGTGTGAGCTACGTGATGCTGTCTAAGAAGTTACTCGCTCTAAAGATGAGggacttgaagaagaaccCACAACAGCAGCTCAAAGAGACATTGGCGTTAATAGAGAAGTTTCCGCTGGACCCGGAGTTGCAGTGGGTGTGCTCTGAGCTGTACTACTCGCTGAAAGACCTAGACAAGGCGATATACTGCATCGAAGAAGTTCTGGTGGCGATGCCATTCAACTATGTAGCGTTCGCTAGGCTCTCCGAGCTGCTGTATTACAAGTATGTGCGTGAGTTCCAGGATAAGCCTGCGAAGAGGAGAGACACTGCAGCCTTGCAGCAAGCGCTGGACAACGCCCTTCGTAGTGTCGAGCTGAGCGAGCTGTTCTTGAAAGGATGGTCCCTGGTGGCTACCATCAGTAAGGAGCTGGATAAACCACAACTGCTACAGTTgtcgaagaagaagctgcaAGAGATCAGTGAAGTGTCAAACAGCAACGACGCCCGTATAGCCAAGAAGTTCCTACAGAAGATGGCATAA
- the STE18 gene encoding Ste18p (CAGL0M09207g~Ortholog(s) have signal transducer activity, downstream of receptor activity), giving the protein MEVSQSQLDLKIKYLKLKRINELNDKLRDELQRERITASNACLQLIAYTTSTRDYALPTLWGYPPADTNHFRDFQTQHADDATCCTIM; this is encoded by the coding sequence ATGGAAGTGTCACAATCGCAATTGGACTTGAAGATCAAGTATTTGAAGCTCAAGCGGATCAACGAGCTCAATGACAAGCTCAGGGACGAGTTGCAGCGGGAGCGGATCACGGCATCCAATGCTTGCTTGCAATTGATTGCTTACACCACTTCCACTAGGGACTACGCCTTGCCCACACTATGGGGCTATCCACCTGCCGATACTAACCACTTCAGGGACTTCCAAACGCAGCATGCAGACGATGCTACGTGTTGTACCATCATGTAA
- the TMH11 gene encoding Tmh11p (CAGL0M09229g~Ortholog(s) have endoplasmic reticulum, mitochondrion localization) — protein MEHPAFTLSALTTIGGVVGYMRKKSLPSLVAGLTFGGLYAISGYLLHLNRDYGLELALGSSALLTVSGAMRGGVKTPLKPIPFLLTVCGATGSYYYWSKYKEFYP, from the coding sequence ATGGAACACCCAGCTTTTACATTGAGTGCTTTGACCACCATCGGTGGTGTTGTGGGCTACATGAGGAAGAAGTCCCTGCCATCGCTAGTGGCAGGTTTGACCTTTGGTGGGCTGTACGCTATTTCTGGCTACCTATTGCACTTGAACAGGGACTATGGTCTTGAACTGGCTCTAGGATCATCTGCGCTGTTGACTGTTAGCGGTGCGATGCGTGGTGGTGTCAAAACACCTTTGAAGCCCATCCCATTCCTGTTGACAGTGTGTGGTGCTACTGGTTCCTACTACTACTGGAGTAAGTACAAGGAGTTCTACCCATGA